aaaaaaaaagtttctctTCTACCAAACGCCCCTAACAGCAAACAAAGGCACCTTAATGGGGCAGTCAAATCACTTTTGAACATGATACGTCAGATTAAAAGTATGTTTGGTTGAGATTAATTACAGggaaacaataattttattttctgcaaGATACCTAAAGGGAAAGAGTAAAAATGCAAGCATTATTAGCTAAACCTGTGACAGAGTAAAGCGCAGCAGCACCAACGAAAAGCAATATTTCCCAAACAAGTAGTTTCAGATGGGCATTTTATTCAGATGTTgacattaaactaatatttaacaaattagAAGAGCCTCATGAAACTACATCatgaataaaacatataaaatctaAATGCTGACAGAAAGTAATCAGAGTTTGTATACGCCATGATAGAGTGCAGACGTAATTTAGTCAGTGAAATTTAGACATAGAACCAAAAGTAGGTAAAGAGAAAAGTTGTAGCACCTTCTTTCTCTTGACCTCATCTCAGTTGGCTTCTTTCTATTCTCCTCGGCAAAGACGACAGTGAGCTCCCGACCAAGAAGAATTTGGCCATCCATATGATATTTAGCATCGGCTGCATCAGCAGGATCGACGTATTGGACAAAACCAAACCCACGAGGTTCTCTGCACAAAGAAGGAAAGGCGAAGGCACAATCATAACTAGTATTGGTCGGAATCCGATAGGAAACTGGTAATGAGAAGAGTGCACACTTTAGGAGGAAAATAGACCCCAATGATATGGATAATAAAGCAGGCAAGCACTAGGCTGCTGACCTTTGTGTCAGTTTAAAGATGAGTGGAAAATCTTCAAGACTTGGAACATCTTCATAATGTAATGAAAGTGAAGTAGCTTGAACTCTTGACTACCAATAACATCTTCTACTTACTTGATTGATTGATGTCTTCAAAACTCTAAATCACTGCTAAACCTAAGAAGGTGGCTATTACAATAGCAGCAGTCTCAAATAAAAGACCCTAATCGAAAGTGTGTAGTGTTTTAAAGATGACAGTGGATGCAGAGGATAGAAGACGGAGGAGGGGGAGAAAAGGGAGGAAGAGAAGGGGAGTGACTCACCCAGAGTAGTAATCCTTAGGCAGGTAAATGTCCTTCAGAGGACCAAATTGACCGAATGGTCTGCGAAGATCCTCGGGCCTGAAAAACCGTTGGTTGGAACATGGATTAGGTCGGAAATtagaatgaaagaatgaaggtaaaaatataaaaagaaagggaaagagaCGAGCCTGCAGTCGTGGCGAAGGTTACGAACAAGAAGGCTGGTAGGAAGATCTGGTTGTCGGGGGCGGGGAGGGTAGCGGCCTCTAGGGCTGGGACTCCTCCCTCCGCCTCTTCTGCTGTAACGCGGAGGCGAAGGACTATAGCTCCTTCCTCTCATCTCTCGCGCTTTcgcttctcttctcttttgccTGCAACTATAATTGCAACTGCGATTAATCCCTTTCCCCACTCCTGCTCCTGATCTTCCACCACACCAAAACGCAAAGCTTTTTCATTCCTTACCTTAACCTAATAACTTAACAACATTTTACACCTCTGCTACGCCGCCCCGCATCATGACTCCCTATTCCTAGGGTTTACCTTTATCATTCTCCTCTGGCCCAAGCTCTCTCCTAGGTCCAACTTTTTGGCCCATTTTCCCAATTTTAATGGGTTTTTCTTCCTGCGCCCCTATTATTACTAAAAATGGACCCTAATTCTACTGTACTTTGGAGGAATAACAGAgagataaattaaaatgtttggAAAGTTTGTTACATAAATTTGTTATGGAAATCCTGTTCCACAATGCATCTCATGTTTCAGaaagtttgtttttataaaacttGTAATGGAAAGTTCATCCTAAAAAGCATCTCATATTTTCTGAAAAGCttgtttcaaaaattttatttgagaaactttattttatatcagAAAGCATCTTATACGTTCTGGAAAACTTGTTTCAAAAACTTTATTTGAGAAAGCTCATTTCATAAtgcattttcaattaaaatgtgATATTTCGTTAGGACAAAATAATATTggatataagttatttttagaaaataaagtattgaaatataagttattattgttatatgTGAACGTGAGAAGTCACTTGTATCTAGTTTAGTTTAAGTACAGAAACTGAgtgaagtaaaataaaaataaataaataaattgataaaaagaaCTAAATTTGATGCACTTGAATAAGTAATAACATGAAAACTAActttggattgatattaatgGTCTCTTAACAAAATCTAATCAATTgtgtaattttaataattaattaaatgtttggtgtgttagaaataatttaattgagtATAACATTAGTTtgatcaattaattttttttttaattttcctaaaattaattttgacttgattaataatttagtttttatattgaGTTCCaagattttttttcctatatttattttttatttaattgaattcctatatttttaaaataaactctaTGTAATTTCTTCTATCTAAATAATACATGGAACTTTctttaaaagtgaatttttattatagtgTACGTCTAGTGGAGGTTGTTGAGTTTGTCTTATTCATAGTAGTGGGAATTAGGAGCTATAAGACTAGGTTAATGATAGAAGTTAAAAAGGAGATTCATGGTTGTGGGAATAAAGAGCTATAAAATTAGGTTAatgataaaagttaaaaaagaagaGTGGAAGAGATTGTAGATTTAATTACCTCCactaacatttaaaaattataagattagtttgaaaagtttgtaaaaaaGAATATACTAACAACTAATATTTTGCCAGTAAAACAAATGGTTAAAGTTTCTCACTTTGTAAATAAGGTTTCGATTGTTGAGGTTTAAGGGAGGGCTTTGGTTGGTAGggacataaaaaataataaattttctatcaAGATATAAAGAACTAATTAAGTAAGCAATtgattttattagattattttattgtaataattgattcaattgattgaataaattttaaccAATTAATAATTGATTGAACTAAATTAATTGAACCGTTGAttcataatatttgttttataataatatattataatttaatttatttataatatttgtttagttGATTTAATCATTCTTTTATGTGTACGAATCATATTGGATAAATTGTCTCACATCAACAGGTCACAATTTGTAactatacaaaaaattaaattcaatctTAATGGAAGCCAATGAAGATATGTACACGATTTCAATGAGTCGAGCAGCATCAACAAACTCACAGATAGTGAATCAATTAACAATTGAGGTACTGGGCGAGGATTGAGCATGTCGTGCCACAAATGATTCTACGAGTGGGTTCACAAGATGAGGTGCCTCATCCTTCATGAAGTGCacaataaataaagttttgtcataaacatgaaaattaaacataaaaaaatgcaCGTACAAAAAATGAAGACATAAAATTCCATTACGATAATATGAACAGGATTATATAGATTTTATTAACTCTAAATTCCAGAAAAGGATCGCATTAAATGGCCCTTCACTGTTCTCTTTGATTAAAATTGTAGTGTCCTTAATAATTTTAACCATTCTGGTTTCTTAAGATTATCTAATACTTCATTATTCTTTAGTAGTCCTTGTAATTAATTTCCTGCAGAAAAAAATGGGAATTTTTAATGCTTCTCGCCCTAAAAGGAGACCCAAAAAATTAGGATTAGAAAAGACGCACCGAGACTTCTCAACAGAAGTAAGAGCAGGAGGCAAGTATAACTATGGGATTAGGATAATATGTAATTGATTCCAAgcaaattaattaagataatGATAATTGTCATCTATGAATactttatgaattattttagaTGCTATTAAGAAAAAGATTGGGAACTCTTACATTACATGTAaaaggaaagagagagaaggagagggagagagaaCCTGGGGGCAATGTCCAACATTAGGAAGGACAATGAAGTCTTCAACagaatcaaaattttcataatttcttcCAATCTCAATTGGTTCCCAAGGATCCTTGTCACCCCATGCTATCAGAACCGGgcactgaaaaaataaaaattaaacacactATATCGTTGTTGGATTTTGGCATCTCAAACATACATTCACTTGTTATTCCCATTTCCTCAACTACTGGTGTTTGGAGGCTTACCTTTACTCGAGGTAGTAGTTCCTCGGGAAGAGGACCACCTGAATAGCAAATGAACTCAAGAAATACCTCTGCAGCTCCAGGTTCCAGACCTGGACTAAGGATGATCTGCACTAGCTCATCTGTCACCTTGGAGGTGTCATGATAGCACTGTCAAAGCAATACACATGTAATCATAAGTTGTGGGTAATAGCAACCTCAGTAGTCAAATTTCAAAGCATGATACCACCATGGAGTTGGCCACTTGCAGCTCCAGTGATAGATATGCAACCCTACTAACATGGGTGTAGAATAAGaaaaataggagtgtatgtatGAGATTATAGGCTATGTTTGGGTAGTGTGCAAGGGATGTGCAAGGGAATGTATGAGATTAGTAACAACTTGATCACTTGGCAGTACCGGAAAACAGATTTGACTAATGGGCATTAGGTAAAGACAGAAGAGTAAAGAGGGGAAAGGCAGAGAATTGTGAGTAATGTTTGAAAAGGGAGGAAGCCAACCCACTACCCCTCCAAGTACCTGCAATGTTTCTAAGAATATTTTACGTTCCTGTTTCTGTGAATCTCGTCATGGATATGCCCATCATTTGTTGTCAAATTGGACTCCTTAGCAATCAGATTTATTCCAATACATTACCAGCCTCATCTAACACACTTCCTTTCTGTTTTTCTATCCAGTCTACCGTGTTCAAGGCATGAGTTTTAAAGAGATGAAATTGAAAGTTAAGCGAGAGGAGTACCTGGCAAAGAATGTTCCTTACAGATTCTTTTGTGGCAACAGTTTTATAGAAGAATTTTCCTAAAGCAGTATCCCTACAATATAAAACATGATAATATGGGTAAATCGTCTGCTCAAGACTTTAAATATCTCAAGTCCATGTAAAGAAACTAGGGTTTCACTTTTACCTAAGCAATCTCTGGAATGATCTGATGAAAGGCTTTCCATACCAAGGCTGCTTCTTTATATGAAGCATACGCAGAGATATATTGAGAAGGATAATGCCCCGGCAAATGTTTGGTGCTACCACAGCTGCTTGAAGACCAACAACTCCtgtacaaaaataaacaacaatatgAAACACGGAAGCAGGGCAGtgattatttatgaatttatgaaGGGAAGATAGTTGAAAAAAATCACCTCCAATAGAATTGCATAAAAAGAATGCTTCATCCTTTATGACATCAAGacaaaaatcatttaattgAGAGGCCCACGTTTCGAAATTGTAAAAAGAATGGTCTCCTATTTGACGAGGATTTGGTTTATCTGAATATCCGTATCCAATGAGATCAATGGCGTAGACACGGTGAGATTGAGCAAGAACTGAAATGTTGTTCCTCCAGTGGTCACTGCAACGAATTAAACTCTAGAATTACATTGTGGCATAAACAAAGGAATTGAGAAAGTCAAAATAAGTGCGGAAGCTaacagatgaaattaaatttggtataaaacataaacatatgaAGTCCATCCAGACTGCAGACCTAGTACCTGTTAGCTCCAAAACCGTGGACTAAAAGTAGCGCAGGACCATTGTTCCCAGAATGTTGATAGCGAATGGAGTAATCCCTCCAATTCCAAACGCTACGCGTACAATTCGAGGTCTGAATCGTTTATTCACTGTTccaaaaactagaaaaaataaaataattatcatgcGATACAGAAAGAAAATTACCGGGTCTGAACCTCGTCCTCAGCGTCAATGTTTAATTTGGAAAAGAATCGACGGGggaaatgaattttattttgaactgGAGAGTGACAGCGTGAGCGGTAGCGAGGGAAACCGAGACTGGTTATGGTGATTGATGTCATACAAGCGCTAGTCATTGTGCTCGTGACCATGGCCTTTCTTTTCCACACTCATTCGCCCTTTCCCCTTGCTTTCTATATCTCATTTCTCGCCAGTTCCTCTGTTCTAGAGCACGCCACGtatttatttaacacataatTGCACAATTCATCCATTCAAAACTGACATGTCAAAACCACAAATCCCAGTACCATCTTTATTTTGAGAAATTGAAAATATCTcctcttattttaaattaaaatatatttattatataaatttaaatttatagaaatatagctaaaatttattataagtattttattttttgaaatgaataataatattttattattttagtattctcttaacaaaatttatttttggtataaatcttatgttgatatttttattaaaattaatatttttattaaatttttaaaaaaataacaaactttaaaatttgtatcaaattgaaactaattatataacaatgattataaaaagttatatatatatatatatatatatatatatataattgaacaGACAGTATACACCTTTTAAAGGTGTTATtcacatttataatttaaaatcccTCAAGTTAATAAATTTGGTTTCactatataattagaattacTTAAAACAATATGAAATACATATTTtgttcaaaatattttgaaagaacttcaaaataaaatgtgtttaaacttaaatattttttttcttttataaaatcagTTTAAGACAAAATATTGTTCTAATATCGTTCTAATGTAAAATGACCTTAAAGGTATCATATTATACAAAACATCACTAGTGTAGTTAggggaaacgacaacggttattttcggTGATAGACATCGATTCCGGAATCGAGGCATATTCAGACGAGATAAAAAGTGGTtgattttatgcctcggttaagaACTGAAGTCGTTTCTccccctctactgcctcggttagaGCCTGAACCGAGTCAATAGGGTCCTTTTTTCAGtatttttatttgctttgcCAGTAACTTTACTGTGCAACTCTTCATCCCATTGCCGCAAGACACTAGTTGGACAAACAACAAGGTTCCAGCAGACGACCTTCCTTTTACATACACTAACaaattcatgtttttatttaaatttatacaagACAAATCCTGAATCATATTAGATTCATTATTCACTAGGCCAGTCTTAGGAAGCTGATCATCATATTCCTCCAGAACAGTACAAACTTGAAGTTTCCTTCTGATCATCATATTTCGCCCCTCCATGTGCCCAGATCTACCCTGCCCCTCCATGCGCACAGATCTGTCCTCCGTCGCCTCCTTCTAGCTTCCCTCCCTTCGACAACGCGCCCTTCTCACATGCGCACACGCACAAGTATCGTGCCTTCCAGTTCCACACCGAGGCCCAATGGTTCGAGCCTCGTTCCCTCAACATCGTCAACATCGACCTTACCTTTCGCGACCACTACATTGCTTTCAGCTCGACCTCCAGCCTCCCCGCACTCGAGTGCAGGCTTCGTGGGTCCTCGATGGATGAAGCTGGCAATGAGAGGCTCACTCGGATGTTTCAGGCCGCCAATGACCAAAGGGAGCTCGACGAGTGCGTTGAGGGGTCGGGTATGATGTTAGGAGCACCAAGGGTTTGGAGGAGTTGTATAAGAAAATGCCTCTTAAGATTCAGAAATTTACTAGCTtaatatgcctcggttagaCCGCAAACCGAATCATAAATGCCAAATGACATCGGGTGAATAAAGACCGAAGCAATAGGCTTTAATGGAGAGGACTTTAATGCTTCGGTTTTGTAAATAACCGAGACAGTAGGGAGGATAGGCTCCGGTTTTGactgaaccgagacatataagtTTGTCTTAATTGCAAAAATACCACCGCATTttaatatgcttcggttttgtGAAAACCGAGATGTATTAAGCGTGTTAAAAGActaattttttactagtgcatgAAGATAAACAAACTCaacaaaagatattaaaaatgattcattgttatcaaacaaaatattatgcTATGTGGATATTCCCTTCACCATATTCATTAAATCCATGTCTCTATATCCAATATTGAaaattcaatcaataaatttttttttatgtcttgCACTTTCATTTATagtttatgtttaatatttgggTTTTCACTGTAAGGAACTTTTCAAATTTGAGTCTTTCAAGTTTAAGGCTTTAttcttgaatggatttggagaaGAGTggatgaatgaatttgagaggatttgaaggtaaattttttgttgtttatttgaatagattttgaaataagtgagagtgaatttgaaagtaaagtttgaaagaattagtgtaggatttgattgatatgacagattaaaaaaatttacttccaaattcactttcacttgttgaatatagtggagAGATGTAAGatattttggaataaaagaaaataatagatatgtgtagagtatttttggaataaaagaaaatagtgtgaatatgtaaaatatttttggaataaaaaaaatagtaaaaagatCCAGAAACACTtgatggtggagggagcaacacccaatcTCTCTCTCAAGTACTTATTGACTCATCAATCTTGGTAAGTTAATCTTTTGccaaaatcaagaaaaataatatcataaataattaaatttctaagAAATTTACATGTGACTCTCATATgcctttttctttattaaaatttttgctAGAGACTTTATATATAGCAACTTCTTGTTAGAATGATTTGAAGTAAGAGATATgtgtttatttaataataataaattatataaaaaaacttaaacaaattCTATCTCATCAGTGATGGTAATAGTAGTTGATTTTGAGTCACCaaactaaaaatcaaatttacattaatatattttttaataatctcAAGAAATTTCATGAATAtcataattagaaaattaaaaaataatattatctaaACATGTatcataactatttttatttaatttatcctttaaaaaatatatttatatttttaagaagttTTACTcacttcaaaataaataaataataatttttcttttatgttaacATTTACAAGACATGTACATTCTGAAATATttgaaatgtgttttttttttcatatcttataatactttgaaacattttaaatgtaatttctttttacaaGTTGAAATGAGTTTTATCACCATCTTTGTAAAGAATTTCCTTAAAAGATATGcaaaatataaagttttaactCACTTTTAGACAAGTAAGATATTGTAGAATAACATTTaccatttaaaagaaaactctgtttttttttatactgaCTATAAGATGTTACTTTGTGTATATTACCATAcgtttaaaaaaagtttaccGTGACAaattatgttataaatattatcatataaaacacttaaaatatcttcatgatataaaatatctttatcgGTTTTGAAAGTAGAAGAGGTTAAAACatcaatttcatataaaaaaaatcagtaaGTTTAAAAATCACATAGAGAATACTGAGTAAGTCACAATTTTATTGGTTTATAATTCTATTTGTTGTTCCTCgctaaaacataaattttacaAACTTATATGAAAGcgacttaattatatttatgacaaatatattatataattactaTGTGTTTCGATCCCAAAATACAACATGTCAGATAGGTTGAgtgcaaataaatttttaaactttattaacaCTAATATTCTAAAAGACAATATAGAACATAATAGTGAAAACAATTTCATATAAGCTACacttttgttatatattttctttaaacaaATAGGTAAATGATAAGtataagaaagtaaaataagaataaattgtaataaatctgattaaataaaatagaaaatcacaataaagttaaaatcattaactcataaataatattttattataaaattaatattaataataaaataataattatatgataatttatttattaaattatatttaatatttctaattagtaagtaaaattaaaattttaagaaatcatatattaaaaaaatattttgtacattgaaatattaaaattaaaaaattatatttttcgtaaaaatatttatacattttttttataaaagtaatatatagtttcaattcatataaaaataatgttatatatatatatatatatatatatgttatattttgggtaaaaatatttatacatttttttataggCTTAaatacctacttagtccccgtATTAATAGCTGAATTTCCGTTTAatatccggttttaaaaatgaagacattaggTCCCTAtattatgaaaagtgtatgactTTAGTCCTGTCCGTTAAGTTGGTAGTAACGGTGTTAACTCCGCGCTGACGTGGTTAcgcttcttttctctctcctctgctcttCCTGATACCTTCTGATTTGCTCCTAAATTCCTTCCAGCTTTTATATTTGATAGCTGGCTGCTCCAAAGCTTTTCTTCTCATGGACCCTTTTGGATGAAGATTTGAAGGAGTGCAGATCTTGTGTTGATGTCCACATGCAGCCCTCCATTGTGTTTCTCTTCAAAATGAAGATCACTTGCAGCCATGGGCCGTGGCATGCTTCTCTGTTGCTGGACCTTCTTTCACCGTGTGCAAGCTGCTGTCTTTAGCTTCCAGCTAACGTGGGCTGCCTTTGACATGCACCTTCTTTGCTTCCACATTTCAGCTCACTCGTGAGCACCTCTTGGAGGTGAGAAAAGAAATAAGGTTGGGGCCCTCCAAGCTACTCTTCCGTGACCACATATGTTTTGaagccaaaaacaacaaatCTAGTGTGACCGTGAATGCATAAGAATTGTGGCAGCAACTTTCTTTAAAAACCGTGAGCTTCTTTTTTCCATTGAATGTCCAAAACCAAAAGCTTCGTGGAAGAGCATGGAGAGTGAAAAATCTGCACTACAAGCCAAAGTGAATATACATCTTTTCCATGTGGGCCGTGTGGTtgtattcattaattaaaaatcaaaagcATAGAATGTTGGAGCTCCTTCATTTGCACGTAGGCTTTCAAAGTGGTGGCCCCCTCCTCCATGTGCTTCATGGCCGTTTGCTTATATAGAAAAGGAATGACAATTTGCTCCTTCCTTAATGACAATTTGCATAGACCAAGACCGTGGAGCACCTTGCTGCTGGACTCTGCTGTAGCTGTCCGAAGGCTTCTCTTCTTCTAAGAAAAATCAACGGACAATGTGCAAAAAGCATGAAGTGTAGAGAAAGGTTTGGTGAGAGAGAAatcatgaaaataattaatatacaaaaaGCAGAAGGTGTCAGGaagagcagaggagagagaaaagaagcgTAGCCACGTCAGCGCGGAGTTAACACCGTTACTACCAACTTAACGGACAGGACTAAagtcatacacttttcataataTAGGGAcctaatgtcttcatttttaaaaccgggtattAAATGGAAATTCAGCTATTAACacggggactaagtaggtattTAAGccttttttataaaagtaatatagtttcaattataaacaatagttaaatttaaaatataatatattggAACCTGATAAAGTTCAATGTTGGTAGTCCAACTCAGTAAATGGTAAGGGATTGAACCTTCCttgcaggatatttttact
This sequence is a window from Vigna angularis cultivar LongXiaoDou No.4 chromosome 2, ASM1680809v1, whole genome shotgun sequence. Protein-coding genes within it:
- the LOC108320766 gene encoding serine/arginine-rich SC35-like splicing factor SCL33 isoform X1; the protein is MRGRSYSPSPPRYSRRGGGRSPSPRGRYPPRPRQPDLPTSLLVRNLRHDCRPEDLRRPFGQFGPLKDIYLPKDYYSGEPRGFGFVQYVDPADAADAKYHMDGQILLGRELTVVFAEENRKKPTEMRSRERRGRFYDRRRSPPRYSRSPRNSRSPPPRHRSRSRSRDYYSPAKRRDYSRSLSPEDRRYSRERSYSPQSRERSYSRSPAYNGGSRSRSHSPAKGPTRSRSPSPDHDVKEPARGKPVFGIHNA
- the LOC108320766 gene encoding serine/arginine-rich SC35-like splicing factor SCL33 isoform X2: MRGRSYSPSPPRYSRRGGGRSPSPRGRYPPRPRQPDLPTSLLVRNLRHDCRPEDLRRPFGQFGPLKDIYLPKDYYSGEPRGFGFVQYVDPADAADAKYHMDGQILLGRELTVVFAEENRKKPTEMRSRERRGRFYDRRRSPPRYSRSPRNSRSPPPRHRSRSRSRDYYSPAKRRDYSRRYSRERSYSPQSRERSYSRSPAYNGGSRSRSHSPAKGPTRSRSPSPDHDVKEPARGKPVFGIHNA
- the LOC108320755 gene encoding pheophytinase, chloroplastic; the protein is MVTSTMTSACMTSITITSLGFPRYRSRCHSPVQNKIHFPRRFFSKLNIDAEDEVQTRVWNWRDYSIRYQHSGNNGPALLLVHGFGANSDHWRNNISVLAQSHRVYAIDLIGYGYSDKPNPRQIGDHSFYNFETWASQLNDFCLDVIKDEAFFLCNSIGGVVGLQAAVVAPNICRGIILLNISLRMLHIKKQPWYGKPFIRSFQRLLRDTALGKFFYKTVATKESVRNILCQCYHDTSKVTDELVQIILSPGLEPGAAEVFLEFICYSGGPLPEELLPRVKCPVLIAWGDKDPWEPIEIGRNYENFDSVEDFIVLPNVGHCPQDEAPHLVNPLVESFVARHAQSSPSTSIVN